The genomic region AGTGTTGAACGATAAAgttgtaaatgtataatttggaGTACACGTTTTTACGAATGTCATTTTTTGCCTTTATGATATGAAATACAACACATGTATTAAAAACTTgaaatttttgaattttatggCATTTCGAACTACAatgtcaaacagtttaaaaaagatacttaatgatgaaatttattcgaatttatgttcgagcagttgttttcatctgtaatttgttttgtacgaaaGCACATGTTTGGGCATTCAGCTTCaagttcaagaaaatgtttgaaaaacaggatCACAATTTGTGTAATGAACGGTAAGCTATGTTTATTTCCAAACGCTTTTAGAAGTTATgatcaacatacatgtatttacgtctttcattaataaagtgattacaattaaaaatataatgaaattcgtctccTATTTATTGTCTATCACACAGTGTACAAAGTCTTTTTCCTCTTTCAATGCCATTGAAACGACCCTTTTCTATAGGTAAATTAAAATTGAGGCATCTAAATTTACAAAGAGCAATAGCCAAGTTTTTTGGCAAACATTGCAGATAATACTTTCATTACGTAAACCATGAAAGTGATGAGTTTAGTTTTGATTGAGAGAAAGTAACGACCCTTGATTCAAAAAGTAGTtccaaatgttgatattttcactctttAGTTTGCAGTGAAAACATCATATcgatattttcattgttgttatttcactaataaaactcaatttttcatcgaaaagcatcaAAGAGacttatgttgttgttgttttttaatttacttatgTCTGAAAGATGTTGATTCGATAGGTTATCACACGCCGTAACTCGTTCGGTTTGGCGTAGATTTAGCGATACGCATTTTAGAAGTAATATCATTGAACTACGCATTGGGACATTTTATCATTAACattcataattgttttcaattattgcTAATATACGAGTATAGTTCAGTActtatacatacacatataaatataatataattgacTTTTCAGGAGACCTTATAGCGACCAATTGCCCGTTagttatgacgtcatatccGTGGGACGAGCACTGGTGTGCGGTCACATTGATTGTCATGGGCTATACAGCGGACCACGTGAAACTGGTTTCCGTGCAGAAAGGGGAAATGGCCATCCTGCCTGGCTATGAGCCTAGTTCCTCATGGGGTTTGATTCGCATGCGTACACTCGACAAATCTTACGGAACTAAATCCCTTATTTCATTTGAGCTAAGATTGCGAAGACAACCGGCTTTTGTGACAATAACGATTGTTCTCCCGGTTGTCGCCCTTACGTGCATGAATATTTTCGTTTTCTACATTCCTGTCGAGTCCGGTGAGCGTATTTCGTACTCTCTGACAATTCTGTTGTCAGTGACCTTGTTCATATCAATGGTCGGAGAGAAGTTACCATCAAACGGGGACGGGATCGCCTCCCTGTGTTACTTCCTCGTGTTCGCTATGTTCATCAGCGGCGTCACTTGTTTGTGCAACCTCGTCACTCTGAAACTGTCGTCAAATGCGACATCTGGAAAGCCGGTTCCTTCCCTTTTACAGGCTCTGgtaaattgtagaaaaaaatgtaagcAAACGTTATTTTGTACTAGCAAAAACTCAACTGTGAACAACATTGACAAAGAAAGTAATATTCCTGAAACGaatgatgttgttaaaatagGTGAAAAACAGAGTGGTGTTAAGGAAGACTCTCAAGTGGAGTCTCGACCGCCAGTGACGTGGATGGACGCCAGCCGCTGGTTTGATGGCGTCTGTGTGATCACCACTGCGACATTTCTGATCTTAGGTGGATCCATGTTCACCTATAATGTAATCAATGGACAGATACCGTAATAAGATGCATTTCCTGGTTTGTATCAAATGTGTATGGATCTAATGTGAAACAAAATCTAAATTATTTCGATTTATATTAGAATTATGCACATCTGTGTTAACTTCAAACATAGAAGCAAATCCCGCTTAGAAAATACAAGCTATGCCGTCTTACAATCATATGCTACATAATGACACACATACCCATGGCAAACATTGAAAGACCTAGACCCCGAAATTTCACATAACACCCACTAGGGAAGTCAACAAAGACACAGGGAATGCATAACTGTATGTAGATAAAGATATAAATCAAATGCAAAAAGTTAGTTGATAGTGGTGAAACTTTACAAAACAAGTATCAGTTGTGTTTATATCAGGACCTCAAATTGAATGCAAAGtcacacaaacatatttatcaacatACTTATCGATATCGATGTTCTTCATCACGGGGAAGACGATCAGGGTGACAATGGTGGAAACACCTTTTTTCAAGTTCCTTTGAATTTATGATTGGAAACAGCATCCTCGTTTTGCAAAAGAAACAACAGCATTAATTTAACCCTGGgaattattaatacaaattgcATGTTATGTGTTTCTCTGTGAAATAACTTCGCCAACGTCTAGACGTCCTTGTCCGTCCGTGCATTTCAGAAATTAATTTTCGGCTTCTTACATTGCCATTTGGAGTTGCCTTAgttcaaattcagaaaaaagaaaaaacaatatcagCGATAACCATCCACCATTAGTGTCAGCGGAAGAGAGTTTATTTGATGGATGCGATGAtcgataaaaataatttaaacgaAAGTCCTATTCATTGAGATTGGAATTGAATTGTTTGGGGAGGGTACTGTAGCCATTATAACGTTGCAAAGGAAATAGTACTCAAATGAAACATACTTAAATCAAACGACCATAAGTACCTGAAATCCATCATACGCAAACGAGCTGAGCTTTAACTTGCAAATCTGATCGTCAAAGGGGAAATGTGATGTCCATTTTGCACGAGCTACGCATGCGCAGAATTGGGGGCTAGAACACGTTCTCGGTAACTAAAATATACGTGATTAATGTCAAACTCACAATGTGTTAATTAATTCATGCGACATTCGCTTAACGTGTCAAATTATAAAAGATACACGTCGTAGCCAGTATAGCTACacaatttgacaaaatgaaAGATACAGATTTGAAGAACCTCACGTCGGAAACGCGACGCGCCAAGACTAACCGTAGTTGTTTATACATTACCATCTGCATATCAACGGAACTACTTTCGTAATGTAGGGGACGTATGCATGCTTGTGCgtatttcaagtattttcaTGGCGAAACATCGCGTGTTATTTACAGTATAGGTGGACTTGTAATGTCATACGAAGACAATTTTCTACCCAAACAGGTAAACCATCCACCATAAGTGTCTAAAAATATCCATTAATTATACCAGAACGCTAAATTTTTGGTGGATGAGGTATCCCAAACGCGCATATCACGTTTAACCATACATTACTGCTCTTGGGGGGAGTGTCTCACTATTAGCGTCATATCCTGCATCTGCCCCTGGTACAACATTCCTGATACAAATCGGTGAAAGGAAATTCGTTTCTACGTCTAGTTATAGGGTCTTGTCCCAACGTATGTTACTTCTTATGGCGAAACATCGATACGCCctcaaaatatacataaatgttcatgtatttctATATTTGGATATTGTCAATTGTTCAAAGTAAAACTGTGTTGCCATATTCAAACAGACTGAAAAGGACCAGATATTCTCTAGAATATTTAACGACTCTTTGTACTGAATAGTTAATCCCATTCGTTtaactagtgtttgaaaatcggaccccatttgctatcgataatcgaatcgaatcggaacaagcatttcgatttactatcggacaataatcgacagttcataatatcagtaaacaatacattctttatacatattatcatcatgatcatttaagtggttaaacctggaatcagtaaGTGATTTGCAACAGTAATtaaatttccataaccttttCTGTCTTGAATAACTTTACGAAAAAAACATAAGAACACAACACAtgcttaataattgcacattaattgcaaaatgcacacaccgcatcaagtagttatttatttgtgaaccagcttaacattcaataaactgttatattgaacatttcattagaaaatcttaatttcataaaactttcacaaaaaagtaaattatttaattacaaacgatacaaaaaaggttttaaaaacagaatgcatcgagccgggatcaCCGATATTTGCAtgtaagaccggacccactacaccacaataacaggttattgaagaaggttttatgaaatatataaacaaatttaaacaatttgtaatttttggAGAGTTTGTTAGTTGTAAAGCAAAggtgtttacattcaccgcatttgtgtaagagagtgacctcCCATGTTAAAATGACTTCAACGAGAATTTACaggaaacaaatattgacattaacTCGACTTTTACCTCAACAAAAAATACGTAgataccggaagtaacattagagacatcgattttggacaaccattatcgattgtcgccgacaaaGCATTGTTAGcaacgatttatcgattgtactcgattatcgtttcatcactacGTTTAACACACATGACCTTTTAATATGCACCATGATTGTTCCATCAACAGAAAATAATCTATCTTTTCGGATTCCGGGATGACGGCCTGCCCAAACAgtagtttttataaacaataagaGCAACctgttttacattaatttatgtAAGATCTGtgtcattgtttaagttttgtgcatgtaggtttataaaataacatcagtttcgaaatatttttgaatgcgtaatctttaataaaatttgatctAATTCCGCCTGAAATATTTCGGCAATGTACCGATAGTTCCGTTTCCTTTACAGAGTGCGCATAAAATGACAATGCTAAACGCATTTAGTACGCCGAAGTATAGTTTCGTATACCCCTAAGCgtttctatttgaaaaaaaaatagtccaTGACATACATTTCGAGCCATTTATTCACCTATCCGACTCAAATCAGCCCGTAAAAATTGTACTCaatcaactcaactcaatattcttttattatatcacagtttacatttagtaaaagcatgtgaaaaggcaatatatatatatatatatatatatatatatatatatatatatatatatatatatatatatatatatatatatatatatatatatgtgtgtgtgtgtgtgtgtgtgtgtgtgtgtgtgtgtgtgtgtgtgtgtgttaacaCAGGTATAAATATGTGGGTTAATGGCGGCTTCACAACAGGTTTAgagtttatcattatacaaaacaaatataattagtaaggggaatgtggttagtttaaatagtattatttttgtatgacaaaacaaattcatttatttgaataaggATACAACATAATCGATATAGTTATgagatatcaaatgaaaaactataaaatacatgatcagattcgtttaaagtgagtaactaagattttaacaaaaattactgttttccttaaggtatccgggttcttataatataaaactTCACTAAAGTGTAAGACATTAGGTCTTGAGTAAAAACGACtacttatgtattttttctggtaggattaaaaaatggacatgtaAGTAAATAGTGCAGTTCGTCACCGATATCGTTTAGATTACAAAACGTACACTTTCTATTGACATGTGGTACAGCATTTTGTCTCCATCTTCCGACTTCGATAGGGAATTTATGATTACTAGTGCGGAAATGCAAGAATGTAAAACGTAGAGATTTGGGTACAATATTAAGGTACTCCTCAAATTTAATATCAGACTTAAACAGAGAATACATTTTACCCTTAGACGAaagattaaattgttcaaaacaggTTTGCTGAAATTGGTCTACAAGGTTAGATTTCACAAGTTTACTGACATGTTTTACAGGTACTCTTGTTTGGTTATGCCAAACGTATGAATAACCCGTTGAATCAAGTATTGACTTGATGTAACTGGTCCAGACTGAATTATTACTATGTAAAATGcctttatatatcaaaaaacTTATTTTCGAGTCATGGGATGAAACGAGTTTACTCCAGTAACTAATCATTCTGGTTTTAACTATGGTGTTAAGGGGGTATCTAACCAGTTCCGAGTAGAGCATGTAACGTAAAGTACTTTTTCTAGTATATGTAATCCGTCGAAAAAAATACAGATCAAGGTTTTCAAAACCCCAGACTTCACATCCGTACGTTAGAATCGGGACAATGGTAGAATCAAAAAGCTTCAGTTGTATGTCCAAAGGCAAGTCTAGGTTATTAATTCTAAGAAATAGAGCATACATTGCTTTGTTCGCCtggcttattaaatatttacggCAGTATAAAAAGCTACCGGTGGACGAGAAATATACACCTTAGGTATTTGTATTCCTTGACTATCTCTAGCGCTTGGTTAACAATGCTAAAGTTCAATTTCTTCAGATTTCTGGCaccaaagacaattattttagACTTTCAGAGGTTAATATTTAGTTTCTATTGCAACACTAGTCTTGGAAACAGTTAAGACGTTTTTGAAAATCACGTTCATTGTCTGCAAAGAGTACAGTGTCATCGGCATACAAGAGAATAAGTAACTGAAGGTACATAATTGTCTCATTAGCATCTACTTCTATAGAAACACTAGAACATGTTCTTTTAAGGAATTCTTCTAAATAGTTTaggtaaatagaaaataaaatcggAGAAAGATTTTCTCCCTGACGAACTCCACAAAAGCTTGGGAACATAGGAGACAGATGCCCATTGATGGAAACGcatgattttatatcattatacatgttttttatgacTGTGAGAATTTGACCTTGTAAACCAGTTTGCGTTAGCTTATGCCACAAGCCAGCTCGCCAGACAGAGTCAAATGTATTTACAACACAAAGACATGGCGTCGACATTTGGTTCTCTGCCGAAACTTGGTATAATTTAAGACAGTCTAGAACATATTTTAACGACTAAGAAGGGCTTGATATATCGCTCcgtccttcttaatcattatatttaacatGATGTGAACTATTACTTAACGTGACACTCGtatataaaaatcaatacatacacatatataacaaacataaattttgagtgagaaacctttaactacttactaaataatgcatttatggaaaatatatataactgattacaagattgtgactgtgtatttaatagctgaaaacgcacaaatattaaaatatcggcgagtgctaaaagatttacagtgagaAGTTATCAATTTAGaaggtagaaatgccgtgttttctgcacatttctttcaaattaaacacagtatccttcacaAGAACATTTGTTTTCGATATTGATTCAAATTTTTCGGTAAATAAAAACATCTCAATAGCATCTGGTGTTTGTGTAACGCTGGTGTAACAATAGATGCAAACcattttataaagcttttaaaaagtgCGATACGATCGaaatgcaaatattattttgtttatgagGATAGATCAATATTCAATAGcttttattctaaattattaaGTGGTCGGTAGGATTCCTTGGTGACTTGTTGCTTTGTCACAACgacataaatcattaatttgcGTAATTGTTATGAACTCCGTACTTATTTTCCCTGATTTATATTTGTGAAGTAATTGTGATATAATCATCCATGACAGAATTGAACACGCGTAATTCTGTTggattgaaaacatgtttacgGTGTGAAATGGGtggttacaaaatatatatatcaaactgAACTTGTCTGATACTTGGGTGTCTTAAAGCACTTCAAGACTGGTCTGTCGGAAGTCATGCTGCTCGGTACTCTCGTGTTGGTGGTAGTGCACATATCTGTGGTCACGTGCGCGATGCTGGCGGACGTACAGAGGCTGCTGGACGACTTGTTTGCGCCGAATGTGTACAACAAGGAGATTCGCGGCACACTCGACCAGTCACAGCCAACCCTGGTCAGTGTGGACCTGGGACCAAAGTGAGTGTCAATCATTCAGTTCAATTAGGATCAGTTAGTTATTCTATAATGAATCAAAGGCATGGTTGTCTTTTTTAAACAGAGCAG from Mya arenaria isolate MELC-2E11 chromosome 3, ASM2691426v1 harbors:
- the LOC128229379 gene encoding neuronal acetylcholine receptor subunit beta-4-like is translated as MLLGILVLVVVHISVVTCAMLADVQRLLDDLFAPNVYNKEIRGTLDQSQPTLVSVDLGPKNIKSLREVEETLEMVSVIFLTWTDQRLAWEPDHYNDTRVVFRPATSVWRPDVVLENPATRGMLYKDIDRAYTVHTYTGQVSIALGDLIATNCPLVMTSYPWDEHWCAVTLIVMGYTADHVKLVSVQKGEMAILPGYEPSSSWGLIRMRTLDKSYGTKSLISFELRLRRQPAFVTITIVLPVVALTCMNIFVFYIPVESGERISYSLTILLSVTLFISMVGEKLPSNGDGIASLCYFLVFAMFISGVTCLCNLVTLKLSSNATSGKPVPSLLQALVNCRKKCKQTLFCTSKNSTVNNIDKESNIPETNDVVKIGEKQSGVKEDSQVESRPPVTWMDASRWFDGVCVITTATFLILGGSMFTYNVINGQIP